The proteins below come from a single Periophthalmus magnuspinnatus isolate fPerMag1 chromosome 7, fPerMag1.2.pri, whole genome shotgun sequence genomic window:
- the adnpb gene encoding activity-dependent neuroprotector homeobox b, whose amino-acid sequence MFQLPVNNLGSLRKARRNVKKALGDIGLDFAREHLDDFKEFEPPEIYVKHTTWEDICSWEPSHTKVQDYRSKPFVCSGCVFSSKYFSAYKSHFRNVHSEDFENNILLNCPYCTFNGNKSTLETHIKLFHMPSTAPRPGTTAPGVTGVTKDAIKTVGDKMEQAVYYCKKCTYKDPLYNVVRKHIYREHFQQVAQPYIVKPGEKSAASGNSTNSANSTQIHCKKCLFVPRTYEALVQHVIEDHERIGYQVTAMIGHTSVLVPRPKPVTMVTPKPLLEKTIIGMGPKGAVMATTRSLSSPPLGRTAAPKPGIGSAPMGSKAPPLNSSVRLTLPGNAHVFVPQQSHAAKAAPGGLRAPMLMTSSVKAGPLGARVQPAATTVASVTPKRGSALGTSFTQKWKICTICNELFPENVYSAHFEKEHKAEKVLAIANYIMKIHNFTSKCLYCNRYLPSDTLLNHMLIHGLSCAFCRANFNDVEKMVAHMRTAHPGETAAPRTDSPLTFDLTLQQGNPKNIQLLVTTYSLKDAPEESVAFHAQTTSSLSSSLSSSLSSSLSSSLSSSLSSLSSSLSSSLSSSLLSSRRMLPLSSKLSSDPPLRGVTQAAVPYKRDIGKTLCPLCFSILKGPISESLAHHLKERHQVIQTVHPVEKKLTYKCIHCLGVYTSNMTASTITLHLVHCRGVGKSQTGPSPRVQALPTATKRPNGGAATNAPAPKRRRGPPGEKAHPRDVNAVLFPDDPDEPVVLALDPRGLENKSYDVKKAFLSRYFNKMPYPSHREMERLATRLWMWKSDIFNHFVNERNRCAQMCKGQSANVLLGFSMEQVSEVRHPLTFTQSGNFKGREGPNRTSRRRIGVSESRKRAKGKLSCDPMRTINNNTQPIRTQLQQHNTLQPIRTQQPDTLQPIRTQQPETIAIDSDSDEEETQRGGYTLNLRAGINQGAGPEYEEMEDMSEEESDDGEEEQHSGHVGNGYGVLQGSNRQSVPIIIPKFVPSARSGKQQV is encoded by the exons ATGTTCCAGTTGCCAGTGAATAACCTGGGCAGTCTCAGGAAGGCTCGCAGGAACGTGAAGAAAGCTCTGGGAGACATCGGCCTCGACTTCGCCAGAGAACATCTGGAT GACTTTAAAGAGTTTGAGCCTCCAGAGATCTATGTCAAACATACGACATGGGAGGACATCTGCTCGTGGGAACCTTCTCACACCAAAGTCCAG GACTACCGGTCGAAGCCGTTCGTTTGCTCAGGCTGTGTGTTCTCGTCAAAGTACTTTTCTGCTTATAAAAGTCACTTCAGGAATGTCCACAGTGAAGACTTTGAGAACAACATCCTCCTGAACTGTCCCTACTGCACCTTTAACGGCAACAAGAGCACTCTGGAGACACACATCAAACTGTTCCACATGCCCAGCACGGCCCCCCGCCCTGGGACCACCGCACCCGGGGTCACAGGGGTCACGAAGGACGCCATCAAGACTGTGGGAGACAAGATGGAGCAGGCAGTGTACTATTGTAAGAAGTGCACGTATAAAGACCCTCTGTACAACGTGGTGCGTAAACACATCTACAGAGAGCActtccagcaggtggcacaacCCTACATCGTCAAACCAGGCGAAAAGAGCGCCGCCTCTGGCAACTCCACCAACAGCGCCAACAGCACCCAGATCCACTGTAAGAAGTGTTTGTTTGTGCCGCGCACTTACGAGGCACTGGTCCAGCACGTGATCGAAGACCATGAGAGGATCGGCTACCAGGTGACTGCCATGATCGGACACACCAGCGTGCTTGTGCCCCGCCCCAAACCTGTCACCATGGTGACTCCTAAACCGCTGCTGGAGAAGACCATCATCGGCATGGGGCCGAAGGGTGCAGTCATGGCTACCAcacgctccctctcctctccgccACTCGGACGCACCGCGGCGCCTAAACCTGGTATAGGCTCCGCCCCCATGGGCTCTAAGGCTCCGCCCCTGAACAGCTCAGTGCGCCTCACATTGCCTGGAAACGCACACGTCTTTGTGCCGCAGCAGTCTCATGCCGCCAAGGCGGCGCCCGGTGGACTGCGTGCGCCCATGCTCATGACATCGTCGGTGAAGGCCGGCCCCCTCGGAGCTCGCGTCCAGCCGGCCGCCACCACGGTCGCATCAGTGACGCCAAAACGCGGCTCCGCCCTGGGCACCTCCTTCACGCAGAAGTGGAAGATCTGCACAATCTGTAATGAGTTGTTCCCAGAGAACGTCTACAGCGCTCACTTTGAGAAGGAGCACAAGGCAGAGAAGGTGCTCGCCATCGCCAACTACATCATGAAAATCCACAACTTCACCAGTAAATGTCTGTACTGTAACCGATACCTGCCCAGCGACACTCTGCTCAACCACATGCTCATCCACGGCCTGTCCTGCGCCTTCTGCCGTGCCAACTTCAACGACGTGGAGAAGATGGTCGCTCACATGAGAACGGCGCACCCCGGGGAGACCGCCGCCCCACGCACAGActcacctctgacctttgacctcacgcTGCAGCAGGGAAACCCCAAGAACATCCAACTCCTCGTCACCACCTACAGCCTGAAGGACGCTCCCGAGGAGTCTGTGGCTTTCCACGCTCAgaccacctcctctctctcctcctctctctcctcctctctctcctcctccctctcctcttctctctcctcctctctctcttctctgtcctcttctctctcctcctccctctcctcctctctcttgtccaGCCGTAGAATGCTACCTCTATCCTCGAAGCTCTCCTCAGATCCTCCTCTTCGTGGCGTGACTCAGGCGGCGGTTCCTTATAAACGAGACATAGGAAAAACCCTGTGCCCTCTGTGTTTCTCTATCCTCAAAGGGCCCATCTCTGAGTCCCTCGCCCACCACCTCAAGGAGAGGCACCAG GTGATCCAGACAGTTCACCCAGTGGAGAAGAAGCTGACATACAAATGCATCCACTGTTTGGGCGTCTACACCAGCAACATGACGGCGTCCACCATCACGCTCCATCTCGTGCACTGCAGAGGCGTGGGCAAGTCACAAACTGGCCCCTCCCCCCGCGTTCAGGCCCTGCCCACTGCCACCAAGAGACCAAATGGTGGCGCCGCTACAAATGCCCCCGCCCCCAAACGTCGCAGAGGGCCGCCCGGGGAGAAGGCGCACCCCAGGGACGTCAACGCGGTCCTGTTCCCCGACGATCCAGACGAGCCTGTGGTCTTGGCTCTCGACCCTCGTGGCCTCGAGAACAAATCATACGACGTAAAGAAGGCGTTTTTGAGCCGCTACTTCAACAAAATGCCATACCCGTCCCACCGCGAGATGGAGAGGCTTGCCACGCGTCTGTGGATGTGGAAGTCGgacatttttaaccattttgtgAATGAGAGAAACCGGTGTGCGCAGATGTGTAAAGGTCAGAGTGCTAACGTGCTACTGgggtttagcatggagcaggTTAGTGAGGTACGCCACCCGCTAACGTTTACTCAGAGCGGGAACTTTAAGGGACGCGAGGGACCAAACCGGACGTCACGGAGGAGGATCGGAGTTTCAGAGTCGAGGAAGAGGGCAAAAGGAAAACTGAGCTGTGACCCAATGAGGACGATCAATAACAacacacagccaatcagaacgcagctacaacaacacaacaccttacagccaatcagaacacagcaACCTGACACcttacagccaatcagaacacagcaACCCGAGACCATTGCCATCGACTCAGACAGCGACGAAGAGGAGACACAGCGCGGTGGCTACACTCTGAATTTGAGGGCGGGGATAaaccagggggcggggccagagtACGAAGAGATGGAAGACATGTCGGAGGAGGAGAGCgatgatggagaggaggagcagcacaGCGGCCATGTTGGAAACGGGTACGGCGTCCTGCAGGGGTCAAACCGACAGTCTGTGCCGATCATCATCCCCAAGTTTGTGCCATCGGCACGAAGTGGCAAACAGCAGGTCTGA